From a single Candidatus Methylomirabilota bacterium genomic region:
- a CDS encoding low affinity iron permease family protein, whose protein sequence is MARKRAARGRGWLERMARRVTNWSGTSQAFAAAVAVVVIWALLGPVFHFSDTWQLVVNTGTTIVTFLMVFLIQRSQNKDSQAIHLKLNEIVAAVQGASNRLINVEDLTEEEVLLLHRYYQRLSDLAKRDASLTQSHSIEEADTRSGAKKRGP, encoded by the coding sequence ATGGCGAGGAAGAGAGCGGCCCGCGGCCGCGGATGGCTCGAGCGGATGGCGCGGCGGGTGACAAACTGGAGCGGCACCTCGCAGGCCTTTGCCGCCGCGGTGGCGGTCGTGGTGATCTGGGCGCTGCTCGGGCCGGTCTTCCACTTCTCGGATACGTGGCAGCTCGTCGTCAACACCGGGACCACCATCGTCACGTTCCTGATGGTCTTCCTGATCCAGCGCTCGCAGAACAAGGACTCGCAGGCGATCCATCTCAAGCTCAACGAGATCGTGGCCGCGGTGCAGGGCGCGAGCAACCGGCTGATCAACGTCGAGGATCTGACCGAGGAGGAGGTCCTGCTGCTGCATCGGTACTACCAGCGGCTGAGCGATCTGGCCAAGCGTGACGCCAGCCTCACGCAGTCCCATTCCATCGAGGAAGCCGACACGCGATCGGGTGCCAAAAAGCGCGGCCCCTGA